In a single window of the Thiohalophilus sp. genome:
- a CDS encoding YeeE/YedE thiosulfate transporter family protein, producing MSIVGQCLIGFIFGCLVGVLVQRSRFCNVAALRDAMLFKSYRNTKALLAGMIVMTLGFTLFMSFGDGKPLRFDVGLNTLIGLFIFGIGMVLAGACTVSTWVKAGEGNIGAVWALLFTFIGMFLFSLVWSFSYWPPAPATMTGEPNLAGLQLGLSNAATLQEKLGIPAIVFGIIQAVVLYAIYRAVLRKERQVAEESGG from the coding sequence ATGAGTATTGTTGGCCAATGTTTGATTGGTTTTATTTTCGGCTGCCTCGTCGGCGTGCTGGTACAGCGTTCGCGCTTCTGCAATGTGGCCGCGCTGCGCGATGCGATGTTGTTTAAAAGTTATCGCAACACCAAGGCGCTGCTTGCCGGCATGATCGTGATGACTCTGGGTTTCACGCTGTTCATGAGTTTCGGCGACGGCAAGCCGTTGCGTTTCGATGTCGGGCTCAACACCCTGATCGGTCTGTTCATTTTCGGTATCGGCATGGTGCTGGCCGGCGCCTGTACCGTCTCCACCTGGGTCAAGGCCGGCGAAGGCAATATCGGTGCGGTATGGGCGTTGCTGTTCACCTTCATCGGCATGTTCCTGTTTTCCCTGGTGTGGTCCTTCAGCTACTGGCCGCCCGCGCCCGCCACCATGACCGGCGAGCCCAACCTGGCCGGCCTGCAACTCGGCCTGTCCAATGCGGCAACCCTGCAGGAGAAACTGGGGATTCCGGCCATCGTCTTCGGCATTATCCAGGCGGTCGTCCTCTATGCCATTTACCGCGCCGTGCTGCGCAAGGAACGCCAGGTGGCCGAAGAAAGCGGCGGCTAA
- a CDS encoding cytochrome b5-like heme/steroid binding domain-containing protein has product MMRKLFIVSTLLFWIAVAGFWAADVWLPEPMGEGTSATAAGKHYTLAELAGHDQADDCWMAIDGVVYDFSAYLPQHPAAPAVMLAWCGKEASQAFHTKTKGRPHSNYASQLLPQYRLGLLRGE; this is encoded by the coding sequence ATGATGCGTAAACTGTTTATCGTGTCCACCCTGTTGTTCTGGATCGCTGTGGCCGGCTTCTGGGCGGCCGATGTCTGGTTGCCCGAACCAATGGGGGAGGGAACGAGTGCGACGGCCGCCGGCAAGCACTACACGCTTGCGGAACTGGCCGGGCACGATCAGGCCGATGACTGCTGGATGGCCATCGACGGCGTGGTCTACGACTTCAGCGCCTACCTGCCACAGCATCCCGCCGCCCCGGCCGTCATGCTCGCGTGGTGCGGCAAGGAAGCCAGCCAGGCCTTTCACACCAAAACCAAAGGGCGGCCGCATTCCAATTATGCGAGCCAACTGTTGCCGCAATACCGCTTGGGGTTGTTGCGCGGGGAGTGA
- a CDS encoding Crp/Fnr family transcriptional regulator: MKDLPPNNINMPQIPVVEMFPDYFPEELVKRARLLSLRTGEALFSNNEPIHALYRVIKGRLSLVHHTFDGDEIVLMRAYAGEFIAECSVCCDIYTCHARADVDSQIASLPLADFDRWLYEDSSFTRAWALDMARRLKEQFMRYERLSIRGARERILHYLYAEARADGVLDLAGSYVELATELGLTKETVYRTLAALEAEGVITRRGRHIHISRGPRQM, encoded by the coding sequence ATGAAAGATCTGCCGCCAAATAATATCAACATGCCACAGATACCTGTTGTGGAGATGTTTCCGGATTATTTTCCGGAGGAACTTGTTAAACGCGCCCGGCTCTTGTCGTTACGTACTGGAGAAGCGCTTTTCTCCAATAATGAACCAATCCATGCGCTCTATCGGGTGATCAAGGGCCGTTTGTCGCTGGTACATCATACCTTCGATGGGGATGAGATCGTCCTGATGCGAGCGTATGCAGGGGAATTCATCGCCGAGTGCAGTGTCTGTTGCGATATCTATACCTGCCACGCACGGGCCGACGTCGACAGCCAGATTGCCAGTCTGCCGCTCGCTGATTTTGACCGCTGGCTGTATGAGGACAGCAGTTTCACCCGTGCCTGGGCGCTTGATATGGCCCGTCGCTTGAAAGAGCAGTTCATGCGTTATGAGCGGCTGAGTATCCGTGGCGCCCGTGAGCGCATCCTGCATTACCTCTATGCCGAAGCACGCGCCGATGGCGTGCTCGATCTGGCCGGCAGTTATGTTGAATTGGCTACCGAGCTTGGTCTGACCAAAGAGACCGTCTATCGGACGCTGGCGGCTCTCGAGGCCGAAGGCGTGATTACACGCCGGGGGCGTCATATCCATATTTCCCGGGGCCCCCGGCAAATGTGA
- a CDS encoding sulfurtransferase: MNTIKKLLSVATLLVGVVSAAHAAKVPGPLVSTDWLQNNLQDVVILDVRKSHEGVKFVPGSVQVPWKQVRTNNQVDKDGETHDKLLPSKQAFETLMQERGVNNNSAVVIVTPGTGAGDVTWGTRLYWTLKYYGHDNMALLDGGAAKWTKEKRPLVPNARNPGKGNFTASAERRELLATSKDVAEALARGDTQLIDGRDEAQYLGLGRRPYVSAKGHIKGAINLQPYMLVLNPKNGAKSAPFHDAKTLKAVAQAKGISIDKPTITYCDSGHLSSGHWFVMSEILGNKNAAVYDGSMHAWTKDPARNKNVVSLTEN; this comes from the coding sequence ATGAATACCATCAAGAAACTGTTATCCGTGGCGACGCTGCTGGTCGGCGTCGTTTCGGCAGCCCATGCCGCCAAAGTGCCCGGCCCGCTGGTCAGCACCGACTGGCTGCAGAACAATCTGCAAGATGTTGTCATCCTGGATGTGCGCAAGAGCCACGAGGGCGTGAAATTTGTGCCCGGCTCGGTGCAGGTGCCATGGAAGCAGGTTCGTACCAACAACCAGGTGGACAAGGATGGAGAAACCCATGACAAGCTGCTTCCGTCCAAACAGGCCTTCGAGACATTGATGCAGGAACGCGGCGTCAACAACAACAGCGCCGTGGTTATCGTCACCCCCGGCACCGGTGCTGGCGACGTCACCTGGGGCACCCGTCTCTACTGGACGCTCAAATACTACGGTCACGACAACATGGCCCTGCTTGACGGCGGCGCTGCCAAATGGACCAAGGAAAAACGTCCGCTGGTACCCAACGCCCGAAACCCCGGCAAAGGGAATTTCACTGCCAGTGCCGAGCGTCGTGAACTGCTGGCGACCTCAAAGGACGTGGCCGAGGCGCTTGCCCGTGGCGACACCCAGCTTATCGATGGTCGTGACGAAGCCCAGTATCTGGGCCTGGGTCGACGGCCCTATGTTTCCGCTAAAGGTCATATCAAGGGGGCCATCAATCTGCAGCCTTACATGCTGGTGCTCAACCCGAAAAACGGTGCCAAGTCCGCTCCGTTCCACGATGCCAAAACCCTGAAGGCGGTGGCGCAGGCCAAAGGAATTTCCATCGATAAGCCGACCATCACCTACTGCGACAGTGGTCACCTGAGTAGCGGTCACTGGTTTGTCATGTCCGAGATCCTGGGTAACAAGAACGCCGCGGTGTACGACGGCTCCATGCATGCCTGGACCAAGGATCCCGCCCGTAACAAAAATGTGGTCTCCCTTACTGAAAACTGA
- a CDS encoding OmpP1/FadL family transporter: MNSLTFRWMGITVFGVASLMGASAQANIGMENVGFSARSIGMGGTSIAVGEDTSVMNTNPAALSRVNLGRIDLNAGMMVPDFGFRNGVNSSEGQDKIYMLMSASFAKRINDRITLGIGMFNEGGQGTDYGILNVNSNFLEGGALGCGTACPAEYSSEFGYMVLTPSLAYQVNRELSVGLSAQVGYGMMRMKMPFFMNMNTNPQPDVLQAADMDGNDTNFRAKLGVLYDAGGWGVGAAYTSKADLDLSGDATLVNLDNNSISRMPVEMRLGWPSSFKIGGYMDMRAMNMPLVTFEVQRTNWSEYLDSVPVSMGGMAMAMNTDWEDQTAYRLGLEYGITNDWDARMGFTYGKNPVPDAGILPIMNPIVEKHITMGVGYHGLKNLDFNAAMEFGLDETQTGDMPHNIAPDVMNAEVDMGYWAMMMQVGYTW, encoded by the coding sequence ATGAACAGTCTGACATTTCGGTGGATGGGGATAACGGTATTCGGTGTTGCCAGTCTTATGGGCGCATCGGCCCAGGCCAATATCGGTATGGAGAACGTGGGGTTCAGTGCACGCAGTATCGGTATGGGCGGCACCAGTATTGCCGTCGGCGAGGATACCTCCGTGATGAACACCAACCCGGCGGCACTGTCGCGCGTGAATTTGGGGCGGATCGATCTGAACGCGGGGATGATGGTGCCGGATTTCGGCTTCCGTAACGGCGTCAACAGCAGCGAGGGCCAGGACAAGATCTACATGTTGATGTCGGCCAGCTTCGCCAAGCGGATCAATGACCGGATCACGCTCGGGATAGGCATGTTCAACGAGGGTGGCCAGGGGACCGATTACGGGATCCTCAATGTGAACAGCAACTTCCTGGAAGGTGGCGCGTTGGGTTGCGGTACTGCCTGCCCCGCTGAATATTCCTCCGAATTCGGCTACATGGTCCTCACCCCGAGCCTGGCCTATCAGGTCAACCGGGAACTCTCGGTGGGTCTCTCGGCGCAGGTCGGCTACGGCATGATGCGCATGAAGATGCCGTTTTTCATGAACATGAACACCAACCCCCAGCCGGATGTATTGCAGGCCGCCGACATGGACGGTAATGACACCAATTTCAGGGCCAAGCTGGGTGTTTTATACGATGCCGGCGGCTGGGGTGTCGGTGCCGCCTATACTTCCAAGGCGGACCTGGATCTGTCCGGTGACGCCACCCTGGTCAATCTGGACAACAATTCGATTTCCCGGATGCCCGTCGAGATGAGGCTGGGCTGGCCCTCGTCCTTCAAGATCGGTGGCTACATGGACATGAGGGCCATGAACATGCCGCTGGTCACCTTCGAGGTGCAGAGGACGAACTGGAGCGAATATCTCGATAGCGTGCCGGTATCGATGGGCGGCATGGCGATGGCGATGAATACCGATTGGGAAGACCAGACGGCCTATCGGTTGGGGCTGGAGTATGGCATCACCAATGATTGGGATGCGCGCATGGGCTTCACCTACGGCAAGAACCCGGTCCCCGACGCCGGAATCCTGCCGATCATGAATCCGATCGTCGAGAAGCACATCACCATGGGCGTGGGCTACCACGGCTTGAAGAATCTGGACTTCAATGCCGCTATGGAATTTGGCCTAGATGAAACACAGACCGGGGACATGCCCCACAATATCGCCCCGGATGTGATGAACGCCGAGGTCGACATGGGCTATTGGGCCATGATGATGCAGGTGGGGTACACTTGGTAA
- a CDS encoding YeeE/YedE thiosulfate transporter family protein yields the protein MPDKHKNDGAAMELFKKTIDPVTALILIGIANVFLFLVVGAWTVGGGETMMTGLMAQSVLGEELNRVPFWELVFQPFIGDWRIYLSLGMLSGAFVAAMLSKEFYLRLPRSLSEWLMITVGGLMMGIGIRLAFVCNVSTFFGLSNQMNLGGYLAISGIIAGTWVGSLIYKRVLEG from the coding sequence ATTCCGGACAAGCATAAAAACGACGGAGCCGCCATGGAACTGTTCAAGAAGACTATCGATCCTGTTACCGCGCTGATCCTGATCGGCATCGCCAATGTATTCCTGTTCCTCGTTGTCGGAGCCTGGACCGTGGGCGGCGGTGAAACCATGATGACCGGCCTCATGGCGCAATCCGTGCTGGGCGAGGAATTGAATCGCGTACCGTTCTGGGAGCTGGTATTCCAGCCCTTCATCGGTGACTGGCGCATTTATCTCAGCCTCGGCATGTTAAGCGGCGCCTTTGTCGCCGCGATGTTATCGAAAGAATTCTATCTGCGACTGCCGCGCAGTCTGTCGGAGTGGCTGATGATCACCGTCGGCGGCCTGATGATGGGCATCGGCATCCGCCTGGCCTTCGTCTGCAATGTCAGCACTTTCTTCGGGCTGTCCAACCAGATGAATCTTGGCGGTTATCTGGCCATTTCCGGCATTATCGCCGGCACCTGGGTCGGCTCCCTGATCTACAAACGCGTCCTGGAGGGTTGA
- a CDS encoding cytochrome c, with protein sequence MWCRCLLACLLLIGLAPAHAVGEHGRRFAAEIAVMRGDVEQLRAADTRPLHRRGLRARLESSLSLLGMLARQQAQERGVAPARLLARVATLRDAYRQDNLERLRDNLRTLMRDYPLSLPEWDDPAITPARLAAGRKLYETLCLACHHHPYQDRENPAYNLFRQARNEPREIFAARLYGGVRGVPATSLDNPLSIEEMTALLVWLLEAPEDQIGDAD encoded by the coding sequence ATGTGGTGCCGTTGTCTGCTGGCCTGCCTGCTGCTGATCGGCCTTGCGCCGGCCCACGCCGTGGGGGAACACGGCCGGCGCTTCGCCGCGGAGATCGCCGTGATGCGGGGCGATGTGGAACAGTTGCGGGCGGCCGATACCCGGCCGTTGCACCGCCGCGGTCTGCGGGCGCGACTCGAAAGCAGCCTGAGCCTGCTGGGGATGCTGGCCCGCCAGCAGGCGCAGGAACGCGGCGTGGCACCGGCGCGGTTGCTGGCCCGGGTCGCCACGCTGAGAGACGCTTACCGCCAGGACAACCTGGAACGACTGCGGGATAACCTGCGCACGCTGATGCGGGACTATCCCCTGTCCCTGCCCGAATGGGACGATCCCGCGATCACCCCGGCCCGCCTCGCCGCCGGTCGCAAGCTGTACGAGACCCTGTGTCTGGCCTGTCATCATCACCCGTATCAGGATCGGGAAAACCCCGCCTACAACCTGTTCCGGCAGGCCCGCAACGAGCCGCGCGAAATCTTCGCCGCGCGTCTGTATGGCGGCGTGCGTGGCGTGCCGGCCACGTCGCTGGACAACCCGTTATCCATTGAAGAGATGACCGCGCTGCTGGTCTGGCTGCTGGAAGCACCGGAGGATCAGATCGGTGATGCGGATTGA
- a CDS encoding sensor domain-containing diguanylate cyclase, which yields MQQSPNDTRQHQDEELDCRKYFDCANEACEVYRTLFRNTQPEISLTQELWNPAASVVEAGLHSCASCERLEALAAVEPRRAYDYLRCVTQRQKLYLETTLKQYSSQMNVLVQIIETSPDMLIATDMNLCITLWNEAGSALTGFRREEILGQSVAVLFDETDIEQMMELLLERGFFRGLRTRIRCHDNSVVPLDMSASLLRDAAGEPFCTVGASRDIRELLEKEQALKVMAETDALTGLHNRRYFDHRLVEAVQNAARYGQPFGLMIIDVDRFKQYNDRYGHPAGDTLLREVAGLMQKLVRMTDTLARIGGEEFALITPNTDREGAVLLAQRMLAQIQARTPVTVSIGLALYEDGDDESVLYHQADKALYSAKREGRNRLYVARR from the coding sequence ATGCAGCAGTCTCCGAATGATACCCGACAACATCAGGATGAGGAGCTCGACTGTCGCAAGTATTTCGACTGCGCAAATGAAGCGTGCGAGGTTTACCGGACCTTGTTCCGGAACACGCAGCCCGAAATATCGCTGACCCAGGAACTCTGGAACCCTGCTGCCAGTGTCGTCGAGGCCGGATTGCATTCCTGCGCCAGCTGTGAGCGCCTGGAAGCACTTGCCGCGGTGGAGCCGCGTCGCGCGTATGACTACCTGCGCTGCGTTACGCAACGCCAGAAACTGTATCTGGAAACCACGCTGAAACAGTATTCCAGCCAGATGAACGTCCTGGTGCAGATCATCGAGACTTCCCCGGATATGCTCATCGCCACCGATATGAATCTGTGCATCACCCTGTGGAACGAGGCCGGCAGCGCGCTTACGGGGTTTCGCCGCGAGGAGATTCTCGGCCAGAGTGTCGCTGTCCTGTTCGATGAGACCGACATCGAGCAGATGATGGAATTGCTGCTCGAGCGCGGCTTCTTCAGAGGCCTGCGCACCAGGATTCGCTGCCACGATAATAGTGTTGTTCCGCTGGACATGTCGGCCTCGCTGCTGCGCGATGCCGCGGGAGAGCCGTTCTGCACGGTAGGCGCGAGCCGTGATATCCGGGAGCTGCTCGAAAAGGAGCAGGCCCTGAAGGTGATGGCGGAAACAGACGCGCTGACCGGCCTGCACAACAGGCGCTATTTCGACCACCGCCTCGTGGAGGCGGTGCAAAATGCCGCGCGTTACGGGCAGCCGTTTGGCCTGATGATCATCGATGTGGACAGATTCAAGCAATACAACGACCGGTACGGGCACCCGGCAGGCGATACATTGCTGCGCGAGGTGGCCGGCCTGATGCAGAAGCTGGTCAGGATGACCGATACCCTGGCGCGGATTGGGGGCGAGGAATTCGCGCTGATCACCCCGAACACGGACCGCGAGGGTGCCGTGCTCCTGGCACAGAGGATGCTGGCGCAGATCCAGGCACGGACACCGGTCACGGTCAGCATCGGGCTGGCGCTGTATGAAGACGGGGATGATGAATCGGTGCTGTACCACCAGGCCGACAAGGCCTTGTACAGCGCAAAACGGGAAGGCCGTAACCGGCTGTATGTCGCCCGCCGCTGA
- a CDS encoding MFS transporter, with the protein MPTRLLPRDYLTFLWDHRRLLAFGLLTAMLSGFGQTFYIGLFNPQLRADFDLGHAELGLVYGGATLASASLLTWLGKLYDRADLRLFLSGAALLLILGGLLLGTSSGVLALLAALFLLRLGGQGLMTHIALTTMAQRFHGGRGKAVSITAMGLPLAEAVFPATAVAALAWLGWRDLWLLGSGVVLLFLLLLLWLLQGAHGGTLADTSTGRQVARDWTRREVVRDWRFALLMPAAVAAPFTVTIAFFHQIPLAEAKGWSTELVASGLALFAVGHVSGLLGAGPLVDRLTATRLFVPSLLPLIGSMAVLALFDSTWAALLWPALLGLGLGLNSTALTPLLAERYGLAHLGAIRALLQALMILATAIGPPLLGVLLDRGLGTEMLAAGIGGGILVAAVLAAVALRGQIKS; encoded by the coding sequence ATGCCAACACGCCTCCTGCCCCGCGACTATCTGACCTTTTTATGGGACCACCGCCGTCTGCTGGCCTTCGGCCTGCTGACCGCCATGCTCTCCGGTTTCGGCCAGACCTTTTATATCGGCCTGTTCAATCCCCAGCTGCGCGCCGACTTCGATCTGGGCCATGCTGAACTGGGCCTGGTCTACGGCGGCGCCACCCTGGCCAGCGCCTCGCTGCTGACCTGGCTGGGCAAGCTCTATGATCGCGCGGACCTGCGGCTGTTTTTAAGCGGCGCGGCGCTGCTGCTGATCCTCGGCGGCCTGTTGCTGGGCACCAGCAGCGGCGTGCTCGCGCTGCTGGCGGCGCTGTTTTTACTGCGCCTGGGGGGCCAGGGGCTGATGACCCACATTGCCCTGACCACCATGGCCCAGCGCTTTCACGGCGGACGGGGCAAGGCGGTCTCCATCACCGCCATGGGCCTGCCGCTGGCCGAGGCCGTGTTCCCCGCCACCGCCGTGGCGGCGCTGGCCTGGCTGGGCTGGCGCGATCTCTGGCTGCTGGGCAGCGGTGTGGTGCTGCTGTTTCTGCTCCTGCTGTTGTGGCTGCTGCAGGGGGCCCACGGCGGTACCCTCGCCGACACCTCGACAGGTCGCCAGGTTGCCCGGGACTGGACCCGGCGCGAGGTGGTGCGGGACTGGCGCTTCGCCCTGCTGATGCCCGCCGCCGTGGCGGCGCCGTTTACCGTGACCATCGCCTTTTTTCACCAGATCCCGCTGGCCGAGGCCAAGGGCTGGAGTACCGAACTGGTCGCCTCGGGGCTGGCGCTGTTCGCGGTGGGCCATGTCAGCGGGCTGCTCGGCGCCGGGCCACTGGTGGATCGGCTCACCGCCACCCGCCTGTTCGTTCCCTCGCTGCTGCCGTTGATCGGATCGATGGCCGTGCTGGCCCTGTTCGACAGCACCTGGGCGGCACTGCTGTGGCCCGCGCTGCTGGGGCTGGGACTGGGTTTGAACTCGACCGCCCTGACCCCGTTACTGGCCGAACGCTATGGCCTGGCCCACCTGGGCGCCATCCGCGCCCTGCTGCAGGCGTTGATGATCCTCGCCACCGCCATCGGCCCGCCGCTGCTCGGCGTCCTGCTGGATCGGGGCCTGGGCACCGAAATGCTCGCCGCCGGGATCGGCGGTGGCATCCTTGTGGCCGCCGTGCTGGCCGCCGTGGCGTTGCGCGGCCAGATTAAATCCTGA
- a CDS encoding YgaP-like transmembrane domain, whose product MIRSGFVRTAISGLTLLSMSVLFAGIAEAMVTGQVTDAATGKPVAGAVVKVQGTDHSARSDAEGHFQLDTADADLSTRHITAWDEGYSIASVMASRGDEVTLSLEVLPPDDHTYQYQSNQSCGACHTDIYQQYQDTTMGRAVDEKLPQKQQFYLGVDEDGKFDGLGFGWKYFAPMLGISQGMHAMDMDHYVGTCVNCHARGATWKEGVTEPHRKLHPGTGEVFIDGQLQVYRFDKLEELTIGQGREGISCEVCHSVQDVRIHEDQFGKLETVKIDRMEIIRRGDVKFGPYKDAVSPAHKTAYSPIFEKSEFCAMCHMERADDLEGVGVPSMMTLDEYPRWKANFDAGKTDKQCQSCHMYTGGQGAWSTNKAATIGVERDPNTLAGHHWRGSYFDGEMPRRASNLKIRAQRNDDGEIAVAAEVANVGAAHKMPGGPPFRQMLLLIEATDANGKKLEPLNPARDDPNDAAHANRIIDVGGGYRKYGFFKWWEIYHGESFPDMPYVGQVGKVYNGSWVTPGFFPMGWMFSYLWIGLIPLLIGVIGWSPLRAMFSDGKKDDSASQKPGFFSVNVGTIDRLARMLVGALVLIFVPAPWNLVGLIPLVSGLLGWCPTYHLIGQIDTREQGGFFPPNVGALDRFLRIVVGIVILMMIDSPWGWVGLIPLVSGVIGWCPTYRLAGNLDTRGAGIKGLFAPNVGTPDRILRALIGLALLSLLFWGPQTAWGALGLIPLFTAVMGNCIPYRLAGIDTRGKQERTSDGPVWMNLNFGERRSRMLVGLVLIAMATVLPSVGAMHVWPVGGFAAERVYYDTRIGYKESDTTHYRFRAPASGPANIEAKLIYLRHWYFMEPIKGEKYWGTDKWKYLLHDLAVEVPPKDGAVVMADAGNHDGSLENMPPVPSKPGTGAWTVSDADELKQLAETLELASGSPEKPSAEGVNATMTGDE is encoded by the coding sequence ATGATCAGGTCTGGTTTTGTCCGTACCGCTATCAGCGGGTTGACGCTATTATCGATGTCGGTGCTGTTTGCCGGCATTGCCGAGGCAATGGTTACCGGTCAGGTGACTGACGCGGCAACCGGAAAGCCGGTTGCCGGTGCGGTGGTAAAGGTACAGGGCACGGATCACAGCGCCCGCAGTGATGCTGAAGGTCATTTTCAGCTCGATACCGCCGATGCGGATCTTTCCACCCGGCATATCACAGCCTGGGATGAGGGATACAGCATCGCCTCCGTAATGGCGTCCCGGGGTGATGAGGTCACATTGTCTCTGGAAGTCCTGCCGCCTGACGATCACACCTATCAATATCAATCCAACCAGTCTTGCGGCGCCTGTCACACCGATATTTACCAGCAATATCAAGATACCACCATGGGGCGGGCCGTCGACGAGAAATTGCCGCAAAAACAGCAGTTCTACCTGGGGGTGGATGAGGACGGTAAATTCGACGGGCTGGGTTTTGGCTGGAAATATTTTGCCCCCATGCTGGGCATTTCCCAGGGCATGCACGCCATGGACATGGATCATTATGTCGGCACTTGCGTCAATTGCCACGCCCGCGGCGCCACCTGGAAGGAGGGGGTAACCGAGCCGCATCGCAAACTCCATCCGGGGACCGGCGAAGTCTTTATCGATGGCCAACTCCAGGTCTACCGTTTCGACAAGCTCGAGGAACTGACTATCGGGCAGGGCCGCGAAGGCATCAGTTGCGAGGTCTGTCATTCGGTTCAGGACGTACGAATACACGAGGATCAGTTTGGCAAGCTCGAAACCGTCAAGATCGACCGCATGGAGATTATCCGCCGCGGCGATGTCAAGTTTGGCCCTTATAAGGATGCGGTCAGTCCGGCCCACAAGACAGCCTACAGTCCGATTTTCGAGAAGTCCGAGTTCTGTGCCATGTGTCATATGGAACGTGCCGATGACCTGGAAGGCGTTGGGGTGCCGAGCATGATGACGCTGGATGAGTATCCGCGCTGGAAAGCCAACTTCGATGCCGGCAAGACGGACAAGCAATGCCAGTCCTGCCATATGTATACCGGCGGTCAAGGTGCCTGGAGCACGAACAAGGCCGCTACGATCGGTGTGGAACGCGATCCCAACACACTGGCCGGACATCACTGGCGTGGCAGTTATTTCGATGGGGAGATGCCGCGTCGTGCTTCCAATCTCAAGATTCGTGCGCAACGCAATGACGACGGTGAAATCGCAGTTGCAGCCGAAGTCGCGAACGTTGGCGCCGCGCACAAGATGCCGGGTGGCCCCCCTTTCCGGCAGATGTTGTTGCTTATCGAGGCGACGGATGCCAATGGCAAGAAACTGGAGCCGCTGAATCCGGCAAGGGACGATCCCAATGATGCCGCACATGCCAACCGCATTATCGACGTCGGTGGTGGTTACCGCAAATACGGTTTCTTCAAATGGTGGGAAATATATCACGGTGAGTCATTCCCGGACATGCCCTATGTTGGCCAGGTTGGCAAGGTTTATAACGGTTCCTGGGTGACGCCCGGGTTTTTTCCGATGGGCTGGATGTTCAGTTATTTGTGGATCGGCCTGATACCCCTGCTGATTGGCGTGATCGGCTGGTCGCCATTGCGTGCCATGTTCAGTGACGGGAAGAAAGACGATTCCGCCAGTCAGAAACCGGGTTTCTTCAGCGTCAACGTCGGCACGATCGACCGGCTGGCGCGTATGCTGGTGGGAGCGCTCGTCCTGATCTTTGTGCCAGCCCCCTGGAACCTGGTCGGGTTGATTCCGCTTGTAAGCGGTTTGCTCGGTTGGTGTCCGACCTACCACCTTATCGGGCAGATCGATACCCGCGAGCAGGGCGGTTTCTTCCCGCCCAATGTCGGAGCGCTGGATCGCTTCCTGCGGATTGTGGTGGGCATCGTGATCCTGATGATGATCGACTCACCCTGGGGTTGGGTTGGCCTGATTCCGCTTGTAAGCGGGGTGATTGGCTGGTGTCCGACCTATCGCCTGGCGGGCAATCTGGATACCCGGGGAGCGGGGATCAAGGGCCTGTTTGCCCCTAATGTGGGCACTCCGGACCGGATACTGCGGGCGCTGATCGGGCTTGCCCTGCTGTCATTGCTGTTCTGGGGACCGCAAACAGCCTGGGGTGCGCTGGGACTGATTCCCCTGTTTACCGCCGTGATGGGCAATTGTATTCCGTATCGGCTGGCGGGGATCGATACGCGCGGCAAGCAGGAGCGTACGAGCGATGGTCCCGTCTGGATGAACCTTAACTTTGGTGAGCGGCGTTCACGCATGCTCGTTGGACTGGTTCTGATTGCCATGGCGACAGTGCTGCCGAGCGTCGGCGCGATGCATGTTTGGCCCGTGGGCGGATTCGCGGCCGAGCGTGTCTACTACGATACACGCATCGGCTACAAGGAATCCGATACCACGCACTATCGTTTTCGTGCGCCTGCCTCCGGGCCTGCCAATATCGAGGCCAAACTCATTTACTTGCGTCACTGGTACTTCATGGAGCCTATCAAAGGCGAAAAATACTGGGGCACGGATAAATGGAAGTATCTGCTTCACGACCTTGCCGTCGAAGTGCCGCCGAAGGACGGGGCAGTGGTGATGGCGGATGCCGGTAACCATGACGGCAGTCTCGAAAATATGCCACCTGTTCCGTCCAAACCGGGTACCGGTGCCTGGACGGTGTCTGACGCCGATGAGCTCAAGCAACTCGCTGAGACACTTGAACTGGCGTCCGGTTCACCAGAGAAGCCGTCCGCGGAGGGTGTTAATGCAACGATGACAGGGGATGAATAG
- a CDS encoding sulfurtransferase TusA family protein, with protein MGLFSKKNETAATEAGSSVTLEDGSTVEVSRVVDALGDSCPRPQLKTKKALKESDPGMVIEVRIDNPTSMAAIPPMMPEVKSTHLGTVKDGRYWRVIVRKN; from the coding sequence ATGGGACTTTTCAGCAAGAAAAACGAAACAGCCGCCACCGAGGCCGGCAGCAGCGTCACCCTGGAGGACGGCAGCACCGTTGAGGTGAGCCGCGTGGTCGACGCGCTCGGCGACTCCTGTCCACGTCCGCAGCTCAAGACCAAGAAAGCGCTGAAGGAATCAGATCCGGGGATGGTAATCGAAGTACGCATCGACAACCCCACCTCGATGGCGGCAATCCCGCCGATGATGCCGGAGGTAAAGAGCACCCATCTGGGCACGGTGAAAGACGGCCGCTACTGGCGTGTCATCGTGCGCAAGAATTGA